The following proteins are co-located in the Mycolicibacterium goodii genome:
- a CDS encoding DUF2993 domain-containing protein has translation MTQMATPPQRPDQPGWRPGMPPGHQPGWRGRGNPPPDPATRRLPGPPGPPGPPRQEGPTEQIRAPRGEPPTEQIRARRQTPDAPATEKIARPRPPVTGTAPARPTPGPKRPWLRSWQAAVLIVVIAVALVIGGLAGGELYARHRAGTLLVAVAECVVDDDATVSFGVNPPFLWQHITGHYTNISVQTAGKRVQAAQGMTADVTLKDIRLQGTADSKGTIGSLTATLSWTSEGIRDTVAENLPGVGSLVTGVSTDAAAGTITLEAAADNRVTARPVVTDGDLTLEVLDVTGPFSKDTVQDALNGLTTKLNENYPLGIHADSVAVTDTGVVGRFSSQDASIPNDEADPCFARL, from the coding sequence ATGACGCAGATGGCGACACCGCCGCAGCGTCCTGATCAGCCCGGTTGGCGTCCCGGCATGCCGCCCGGTCACCAGCCCGGTTGGCGTGGCCGGGGAAATCCACCGCCGGACCCCGCCACCCGGCGCCTGCCGGGCCCACCGGGCCCACCCGGCCCGCCCCGGCAGGAGGGCCCCACCGAACAGATCCGCGCACCGCGTGGCGAACCGCCCACCGAGCAGATCCGCGCGCGCAGGCAAACGCCCGACGCACCTGCCACGGAGAAGATCGCACGCCCCCGCCCGCCGGTCACCGGCACAGCACCGGCACGGCCCACACCCGGACCGAAACGGCCGTGGCTGCGCAGTTGGCAGGCCGCGGTGCTGATCGTCGTCATCGCCGTCGCGCTGGTGATCGGCGGCCTCGCCGGCGGGGAGCTGTACGCACGCCACCGGGCAGGCACGCTGCTCGTGGCGGTGGCCGAATGCGTCGTCGACGACGACGCGACGGTGTCCTTCGGGGTGAACCCGCCGTTCCTGTGGCAGCACATCACCGGCCACTACACCAACATCTCGGTGCAGACCGCGGGCAAGCGGGTACAGGCCGCGCAGGGCATGACGGCCGATGTCACGCTCAAGGACATCCGGCTGCAGGGCACCGCCGACTCCAAGGGCACCATCGGATCGCTCACGGCGACCCTGAGTTGGACGTCGGAGGGCATCAGGGACACCGTCGCGGAGAACCTGCCCGGTGTCGGGAGCCTGGTGACCGGCGTCAGCACCGACGCCGCGGCGGGCACCATCACGCTGGAGGCGGCTGCGGACAACCGCGTCACCGCGCGCCCCGTCGTCACCGACGGTGACCTGACGCTCGAGGTTCTCGACGTCACCGGACCCTTCTCCAAGGACACCGTGCAGGACGCGCTCAACGGCCTGACCACCAAGCTCAACGAGAACTACCCGTTGGGCATCCACGCCGACAGTGTCGCGGTCACCGATACCGGCGTCGTCGGAAGGTTTTCCAGTCAGGACGCGTCCATACCCAACGACGAAGCCGATCCGTGTTTCGCACGTCTGTAG